The Xanthomonas indica genome has a segment encoding these proteins:
- a CDS encoding BON domain-containing protein codes for MKTINARTLLGATLVAGFAFGAGQAFAAGQSTGAKDHGTMGQQDTMQHDTTAHDAGRHDSKEPVTDTWITTKVKADLLATKNVSGTEIKVDTVNGTVKLSGAVATKAEKDKAVAVAKKIDGVKKVDATDLKVSAAAKK; via the coding sequence ATGAAAACGATCAATGCACGCACCCTGCTTGGCGCCACCCTGGTGGCCGGTTTTGCGTTCGGCGCAGGCCAGGCGTTCGCGGCCGGCCAGTCCACCGGCGCCAAGGACCACGGCACCATGGGCCAGCAGGACACCATGCAGCACGACACGACCGCCCACGACGCCGGCCGCCACGACTCCAAGGAGCCGGTCACCGACACCTGGATCACCACCAAGGTGAAGGCCGATCTGCTGGCCACCAAGAACGTGTCGGGTACCGAGATCAAGGTCGATACCGTCAACGGCACGGTCAAGCTGTCCGGCGCGGTCGCGACCAAGGCGGAGAAGGACAAGGCCGTGGCCGTCGCCAAGAAGATCGACGGGGTCAAGAAGGTGGATGCGACCGACCTGAAGGTCAGCGCGGCTGCCAAGAAGTAA
- a CDS encoding oxidoreductase has translation MSDFNLALLGFGYVGRTFHAPLIAHTPGLRLHTVVSRQADAVNAAWPQAHVVADAAQAFADPQIDAVVIATPNQTHAPLALAALAQGKHVLVDKPFTVDVAEAQQVLEQAQRAGRIVSVFQNRRWDGDFLGVRALLEAGTLGEIAEFHSHFDRHRPQVGDRWREHALPGSGLWFDLGPHLLDQALQLFGPPQAVQADLALQRPGAQAVDYVHAVLRYPRLRVVLHAGSLVAANGLRFAIHGSGGSYLKHGMDTQEAQLRAGVAPGAPEWGEDPLPGQLRLVGADGTHSVQTLPAHRGDYRDCYAAFREALGGRGPAPVDAAQALAVMRLLEAGVRSAASGCSVTLD, from the coding sequence ATGTCCGACTTCAATCTCGCCCTGCTCGGCTTCGGCTATGTCGGCCGTACCTTCCATGCACCGCTGATCGCCCACACGCCCGGCCTGCGCCTGCACACCGTGGTCTCGCGCCAGGCCGACGCCGTGAACGCGGCCTGGCCGCAGGCGCATGTGGTTGCGGATGCGGCGCAGGCCTTCGCCGATCCGCAGATCGACGCCGTGGTGATCGCCACGCCCAATCAGACCCACGCGCCGCTGGCGCTGGCCGCGCTGGCGCAGGGCAAGCACGTGCTGGTGGACAAGCCGTTCACCGTGGACGTGGCCGAAGCGCAGCAGGTGCTCGAGCAGGCGCAGCGGGCCGGCCGCATCGTCAGCGTGTTCCAGAACCGGCGCTGGGACGGCGACTTCCTCGGTGTACGCGCGTTGCTGGAAGCCGGCACGCTGGGCGAGATCGCCGAGTTCCATTCGCACTTCGACCGCCATCGCCCGCAGGTGGGCGACCGCTGGCGCGAGCACGCCCTGCCCGGCTCCGGGCTGTGGTTCGACCTCGGGCCGCACCTGCTCGACCAGGCGCTGCAACTGTTCGGACCGCCGCAGGCGGTGCAGGCCGACCTGGCACTGCAGCGCCCCGGCGCACAGGCCGTGGACTACGTACACGCGGTCCTGCGCTATCCGCGGCTGCGGGTGGTGCTGCATGCCGGCTCGCTGGTCGCCGCGAACGGGCTGCGCTTCGCGATCCACGGCAGCGGCGGCAGCTATCTCAAGCACGGCATGGATACGCAGGAAGCGCAGTTGCGCGCGGGCGTGGCGCCGGGCGCGCCGGAGTGGGGCGAGGATCCCCTGCCCGGCCAACTGCGTCTGGTCGGCGCCGACGGCACGCATTCGGTACAGACCCTGCCGGCACACCGCGGCGATTACCGCGACTGCTATGCGGCCTTTCGCGAGGCGCTGGGCGGGCGCGGGCCTGCGCCGGTGGATGCGGCGCAGGCGCTGGCGGTGATGCGGCTGCTGGAGGCGGGCGTGCGCAGCGCCGCCTCCGGTTGCAGCGTGACGCTGGACTGA
- the gnd gene encoding phosphogluconate dehydrogenase (NAD(+)-dependent, decarboxylating) has product MELGLVGLGRMGANMAERLVRGGHRVVGFDLGEAARSAAQQRGVEAVDSMAALIAALPAPRAVWLMVPAGKVVDDTLAALLPLLGKGDVVIDGGNSYYKDSMRRAGELAAHGIAYVDCGTSGGVWGLREGYSLMIGGDTAAVQRLHDVFATLAPAADAGWGHVGPSGAGHFTKMVHNGIEYGMMQAYAEGFALMGRKQEFALDLHQVAEVWRQGSVVRSWLLDLCADALGANPTLAGIAPYVQDSGEGRWTVAEAIDLDVPAPVITLSLLERLRSRDDDSFADKLLAAMRNQFGGHAIKHEGGDAPAPGGTRPA; this is encoded by the coding sequence ATGGAACTGGGACTTGTAGGCTTGGGCCGGATGGGCGCCAACATGGCCGAGCGGCTGGTGCGCGGCGGGCATCGCGTGGTCGGCTTCGACCTGGGCGAGGCCGCGCGCAGCGCCGCGCAGCAGCGCGGGGTGGAAGCGGTCGACAGCATGGCCGCGCTGATCGCGGCGCTGCCGGCGCCGCGCGCGGTGTGGCTGATGGTGCCCGCCGGCAAGGTCGTCGACGACACCCTGGCGGCGTTGCTGCCGCTGCTGGGCAAGGGCGACGTGGTGATCGACGGCGGCAATTCCTACTACAAGGATTCGATGCGCCGCGCCGGCGAACTCGCCGCGCACGGCATCGCCTATGTCGACTGCGGCACCAGCGGCGGCGTGTGGGGGCTGCGCGAGGGCTACAGCCTGATGATCGGCGGCGACACCGCCGCGGTGCAGCGCCTGCACGACGTGTTCGCGACCCTGGCACCGGCGGCCGATGCCGGCTGGGGCCATGTCGGCCCGAGCGGCGCCGGCCACTTCACCAAGATGGTCCACAACGGCATCGAGTACGGGATGATGCAGGCCTACGCCGAGGGCTTCGCGCTGATGGGGCGCAAGCAGGAGTTCGCGCTGGATCTGCACCAGGTCGCCGAGGTCTGGCGCCAGGGCAGCGTGGTGCGTTCGTGGCTGCTGGACCTGTGCGCGGACGCGCTGGGCGCCAATCCGACCCTGGCCGGGATCGCGCCGTACGTCCAGGATTCCGGCGAAGGCCGCTGGACCGTGGCCGAGGCGATCGACCTGGACGTGCCGGCGCCGGTGATCACCCTCTCGCTGCTGGAACGGCTGCGCTCGCGCGACGACGATTCGTTCGCCGACAAGCTGCTGGCGGCGATGCGCAACCAGTTCGGCGGCCATGCGATCAAGCACGAGGGCGGCGACGCGCCCGCGCCGGGCGGCACGCGTCCCGCCTGA
- a CDS encoding TIGR01777 family oxidoreductase, protein MHVLVTGGTGFIGRALCAALLDAGYKVSVLTRDPARAARLLPAVQTLDDLQRAGPADAVVNLAGEPLGEGRWSATRKRRFRTSRIGTTRALIDWMSGLDAARRPGCLISGSAIGYYGDRGDEVLDETSTPGDDFSAQLCRDWEAEALRAQDLGVRTSLVRTGVVLGRDGGALARMLLPFRFGMGGRMGDGRQWMSWIHRDDQVGLLLWLLQHGDEGAYDATAPAPVTNAAFAQQLAATLHRPALLPMPAAALRLAFGEMADLLLGSQRVLPTRAQREGYVFRYPQLDAALRAVLAD, encoded by the coding sequence ATGCACGTGCTCGTTACCGGAGGCACCGGATTCATCGGCCGCGCGCTGTGCGCTGCCCTGCTCGACGCCGGGTACAAGGTCAGCGTGCTCACCCGCGACCCGGCGCGCGCAGCGCGTCTGTTGCCGGCGGTGCAGACGCTGGACGACCTGCAGCGCGCCGGACCGGCCGATGCGGTGGTCAACCTCGCCGGCGAACCGCTGGGCGAAGGACGCTGGAGCGCCACCCGCAAGCGCCGCTTCCGCACCTCGCGCATCGGCACCACCCGCGCTCTGATCGACTGGATGAGCGGGCTCGACGCCGCGCGGCGCCCGGGCTGCCTGATCTCCGGCTCGGCGATCGGCTACTACGGCGATCGCGGCGACGAGGTATTGGACGAAACCAGCACGCCCGGCGACGACTTTTCCGCACAACTGTGCCGCGACTGGGAAGCCGAGGCGCTGCGCGCACAGGACCTGGGCGTGCGCACCAGCCTGGTCCGCACCGGTGTGGTGCTGGGCCGCGACGGCGGCGCACTGGCGCGGATGCTGTTGCCGTTCCGGTTCGGGATGGGCGGGCGCATGGGCGATGGCCGTCAGTGGATGAGCTGGATCCACCGTGACGACCAGGTCGGGCTGCTGTTGTGGCTGCTGCAGCACGGCGACGAAGGCGCCTACGACGCCACCGCGCCGGCGCCGGTGACCAATGCCGCGTTCGCGCAGCAACTCGCCGCCACCCTGCATCGTCCGGCACTGCTGCCGATGCCGGCGGCGGCATTGCGCCTGGCCTTCGGCGAGATGGCCGACCTGTTGCTGGGCAGCCAGCGCGTGCTGCCGACGCGCGCGCAGCGCGAGGGCTATGTGTTCCGCTACCCGCAACTGGACGCAGCGCTGCGCGCCGTGCTCGCCGACTGA
- a CDS encoding glycine zipper 2TM domain-containing protein produces the protein MNTLKSALCLSVLAIATAAAPLAEAQRHYGPEDNGRRFSDGTRVHCKKVAVRKNSTDPDRLGGTLAGAAIGGLLGNQIGKGDGRKLATVGGAVAGGATGRYIQGQRQQANGNRVVETVCKRY, from the coding sequence ATGAACACTCTCAAGTCCGCCTTGTGTCTTTCCGTGCTCGCCATCGCCACGGCCGCCGCGCCGCTGGCCGAGGCGCAGCGCCACTACGGCCCCGAGGACAACGGCCGCCGCTTCAGCGACGGCACCCGCGTGCACTGCAAGAAGGTCGCGGTGCGCAAGAACAGCACCGATCCCGACCGCCTCGGCGGCACGCTGGCCGGTGCGGCGATCGGCGGCCTGCTCGGCAACCAGATCGGCAAGGGCGATGGCCGCAAGCTGGCCACGGTCGGCGGCGCGGTCGCCGGCGGCGCCACCGGCCGCTACATCCAGGGCCAGCGCCAGCAGGCCAACGGCAACCGCGTGGTCGAGACCGTCTGCAAGCGCTATTGA
- a CDS encoding DUF2242 domain-containing protein gives MSAPSKVLAIPALALIAIGLSGCFARKQDGLVKETFNSDNTYSRNYPVQPAQACESARRALLSQGYVVSKATADAVEGTKNFQPSDELHEQLELRVSCVAHGQDESWVFVSALQDRYALKKSPTSASVGVGVLGSVSLPIGSSDDSMVRVASSTVQDGDFYKRFFQLMSEYLPKNKPAPEPPAHPPAAAAVTAPAPTPAAPAPVPAASAVPPPPPPATAPAPAPATAAQPPATTAPQSGEPGGAD, from the coding sequence ATGTCCGCTCCCTCCAAGGTTCTCGCCATTCCCGCGCTCGCGCTGATCGCGATCGGCCTGAGCGGCTGCTTCGCCCGCAAGCAGGACGGCCTGGTGAAAGAGACCTTCAATTCCGACAACACCTATTCGCGCAACTACCCGGTGCAGCCGGCGCAGGCCTGCGAATCGGCGCGCCGCGCGCTGCTGAGCCAGGGCTACGTGGTCTCCAAGGCCACCGCCGATGCGGTGGAAGGCACCAAGAACTTCCAGCCCAGCGACGAGTTGCACGAGCAGCTCGAGTTGCGGGTGTCCTGCGTGGCGCATGGGCAGGACGAATCCTGGGTGTTCGTCAGTGCGTTGCAGGACCGCTATGCGCTGAAGAAGAGCCCGACCTCGGCCAGCGTCGGCGTCGGCGTGCTTGGCTCGGTGTCGCTGCCGATCGGCAGCAGCGACGACTCGATGGTGCGCGTGGCCAGCAGCACGGTGCAGGACGGCGACTTCTACAAGCGCTTCTTCCAGTTGATGAGCGAGTACCTGCCCAAGAACAAGCCGGCACCGGAGCCGCCTGCGCATCCGCCCGCCGCGGCGGCCGTGACCGCGCCGGCACCGACGCCGGCAGCGCCCGCACCTGTCCCGGCAGCGTCCGCGGTGCCGCCGCCGCCGCCGCCCGCCACGGCGCCGGCACCCGCGCCCGCCACCGCGGCGCAGCCGCCTGCGACGACGGCGCCGCAGAGCGGCGAACCCGGCGGCGCCGACTGA
- a CDS encoding DNA methyltransferase gives MDSRSWWTPQPDPPDHRLPEDLRQRDPLGARDCGWVGQMRPFVRHFSAPGARVLDPFCGFGSTLLAAELEGRHGIGLEIDAARAVLARERLQRLGLQAEVLDGGLPQCAPAAAVDLCLTNVPYFGCAWPTAAAPSQLYASADYAAYLHGLRAVFHGVRRVLREDGFCIAMVENVQLGEVTVPQAWDLARILGSLFAPRPERVLCYPREMAHPLAPGDTRNDRSHEYALIFQHRRQPIDLPGTAQLLAALRADGFAFALYGSYPHWLEDPAAAPRLPGDVDLLLPRDLDGLLRLLAWLRARGFLLSLWGEPLAAPPTLELLDAHHYLRAERRAHDGGLLRVDLALEPAA, from the coding sequence ATGGATAGCCGTAGCTGGTGGACGCCGCAGCCGGATCCGCCGGACCATCGGCTGCCGGAGGACCTGCGCCAGCGCGATCCGCTGGGTGCGCGCGACTGCGGCTGGGTCGGGCAGATGCGTCCGTTCGTGCGCCACTTCAGCGCGCCCGGCGCGCGCGTGCTGGATCCGTTCTGCGGCTTCGGCAGCACCTTGCTCGCCGCCGAGCTGGAAGGCCGCCACGGCATCGGCCTGGAGATCGACGCGGCGCGCGCGGTGCTGGCGCGCGAACGGCTGCAGCGGCTCGGCCTGCAGGCCGAGGTACTGGACGGCGGCTTGCCGCAGTGCGCGCCGGCCGCAGCGGTGGACCTGTGCCTGACCAACGTGCCGTACTTCGGCTGCGCCTGGCCGACCGCGGCAGCGCCAAGCCAGCTTTACGCCAGCGCCGACTACGCCGCCTACCTGCATGGCCTGCGTGCGGTGTTCCATGGGGTGCGCCGCGTCCTGCGCGAAGACGGCTTCTGCATCGCGATGGTGGAGAACGTGCAGCTCGGCGAGGTCACCGTGCCGCAGGCCTGGGACCTGGCCCGGATCCTCGGCAGCCTGTTCGCGCCCCGTCCCGAGCGCGTGCTGTGCTACCCGCGCGAGATGGCGCATCCGCTGGCGCCCGGCGACACCCGCAACGACCGCAGTCACGAGTACGCGCTGATCTTCCAGCACCGGCGCCAGCCCATCGACCTGCCTGGCACGGCGCAGTTGCTGGCGGCCCTGCGTGCCGACGGCTTCGCCTTTGCGCTGTACGGCAGCTATCCGCACTGGCTGGAGGATCCGGCCGCGGCACCGCGCCTGCCCGGCGACGTCGACCTGCTGCTGCCGCGCGACCTGGACGGGCTGCTGCGGCTGCTCGCCTGGCTGCGCGCGCGTGGCTTCCTGCTGAGCCTGTGGGGCGAGCCGCTGGCGGCGCCGCCGACCCTGGAACTGCTCGATGCCCATCATTACCTGCGCGCCGAACGCCGCGCCCACGACGGCGGCCTGCTGCGCGTGGACCTGGCGCTGGAACCCGCCGCCTGA
- a CDS encoding nicotinate phosphoribosyltransferase translates to MQCLNNLLLNTDSYKASHWLQYPPGTDATFFYVESRGGVYDRTVFFGLQSILKEALGRPVTHADIDEARDLFAAHGEPFNEAGWRDIVDRLGGQLPIRIRAVPEGSVVPTHNALMTIESTDAQAYWVPSYLETLLLRIWYPVTVATVSWHAKQTLRQFLERTSDDPDGQLPFKLHDFGARGVSSLESAAIGGAAHLVNFLGTDTVSGLLLARAHYHEPMAGYSIPAAEHSTITSWGREREVDAYRNMLKQFGKPGGVVAVVSDSYDIFHAIREHWGTTLREEVIASGATVVIRPDSGDPVAVVHQCLELLDEAFGHTVNGKGYKVLNHVRVIQGDGVNPTSIRAILERITSAGYATDNLAFGMGGALLQRLDRDTQKFALKCSAARVDGRWIDVYKDPVTDKGKLSKRGRMRLLRHREYGSYRTEPVAPDAVSAEAVAGPAGYDDAMVTVWENGRLLHDWTFAEVRERANAARL, encoded by the coding sequence ATGCAATGCCTGAACAACCTGCTGCTCAACACCGATAGCTACAAGGCCAGCCACTGGCTGCAGTACCCGCCCGGTACCGACGCCACGTTCTTCTATGTGGAATCGCGCGGCGGCGTCTACGACCGCACCGTGTTCTTCGGCCTGCAGTCGATCCTCAAAGAGGCGCTGGGCCGCCCCGTCACCCATGCCGACATCGACGAGGCGCGCGACCTGTTCGCCGCGCACGGCGAGCCGTTCAACGAGGCCGGCTGGCGCGACATCGTCGACCGCCTCGGCGGCCAGTTGCCGATCCGCATCCGCGCCGTGCCCGAGGGCAGCGTGGTGCCGACCCACAACGCGCTGATGACCATCGAATCCACCGACGCGCAGGCCTACTGGGTGCCGTCGTACCTGGAGACGCTGCTGCTGCGCATCTGGTATCCGGTGACCGTGGCCACGGTGAGCTGGCACGCCAAGCAGACCCTGCGCCAGTTCCTGGAGCGCACCAGCGACGACCCGGACGGGCAGTTGCCGTTCAAGCTGCACGACTTCGGCGCGCGCGGCGTGTCCAGCCTGGAATCGGCGGCGATCGGCGGCGCGGCGCACCTGGTCAACTTCCTCGGCACCGACACCGTGTCCGGGCTGTTGCTGGCGCGCGCGCACTACCACGAGCCGATGGCCGGCTATTCCATCCCCGCCGCCGAGCACAGCACCATCACCAGCTGGGGCCGCGAACGCGAGGTCGACGCCTACCGCAATATGCTCAAGCAGTTCGGCAAGCCCGGCGGCGTGGTTGCGGTGGTGTCGGACAGCTACGACATCTTCCACGCGATCCGCGAGCACTGGGGCACCACGCTGCGCGAAGAGGTGATCGCCTCCGGCGCCACCGTGGTGATCCGCCCGGACTCCGGCGATCCGGTGGCGGTGGTGCACCAGTGCCTGGAACTGCTCGACGAGGCCTTCGGCCACACCGTCAACGGCAAGGGCTACAAGGTGCTCAACCACGTGCGGGTGATCCAGGGCGACGGGGTCAACCCGACCAGCATCCGCGCGATCCTGGAGCGCATCACCAGCGCCGGCTACGCCACCGACAACCTGGCCTTCGGCATGGGCGGTGCGTTGCTGCAGCGGCTCGACCGCGACACCCAGAAGTTCGCGTTGAAGTGCTCGGCCGCGCGCGTCGATGGCCGCTGGATCGATGTCTACAAGGATCCGGTCACCGACAAGGGCAAGCTCAGCAAGCGCGGCCGCATGCGCCTGCTGCGGCACCGCGAGTACGGCAGCTATCGCACCGAGCCGGTGGCGCCAGACGCGGTGTCGGCCGAGGCGGTCGCCGGCCCGGCCGGCTACGACGATGCGATGGTCACCGTGTGGGAGAACGGCCGCCTGCTGCACGACTGGACCTTCGCCGAGGTACGCGAGCGCGCGAACGCCGCGCGCCTGTAG
- a CDS encoding bifunctional nicotinamide-nucleotide adenylyltransferase/Nudix hydroxylase yields the protein MLMEFDYLVFIGRFEPFHNGHAAVARHALARGQKLIFLIGSAETPRTIRNPWTVAERSVMIQAALEGAGERLILRPLRDHLYNESQWIAAVQSTVAEAVRSDGGSAEARIGLIGMDKDASSYYLREFPQWPLVDVQHTETLSATELRRYLFEAGSIDFHGALLMLRGNVPAPVFDMLEAFRKNSPSYGELLAEYQFIEQYRAAWKEAPYPPTFVTADAVVVHSGHVLLVRRRAAPGKGLWALPGGFVGQHESILDACLRELREETRLKIPVPVLKGSLKNRHVFDHPERSLRGRTITHAFHFEFVFGELPEVRGGDDADKARWVPVSEVLGMGPKLFEDHLHLLEFFLGRG from the coding sequence ATGCTCATGGAGTTCGACTATCTGGTGTTCATCGGGCGCTTCGAGCCCTTCCACAACGGCCACGCCGCCGTTGCCCGCCACGCCCTGGCGCGTGGCCAGAAACTCATCTTTCTGATCGGCTCGGCCGAGACCCCCCGTACCATCCGCAATCCCTGGACCGTTGCCGAGCGCAGCGTGATGATCCAGGCGGCGCTCGAGGGTGCGGGCGAACGCCTGATCCTGCGCCCGCTGCGCGACCACCTGTACAACGAAAGCCAGTGGATCGCCGCGGTGCAGTCCACGGTGGCCGAGGCGGTGCGCAGCGACGGCGGCAGCGCCGAGGCGCGGATCGGCCTGATCGGCATGGACAAGGACGCCAGCAGCTATTACCTGCGCGAATTCCCGCAGTGGCCGCTGGTCGACGTGCAGCACACCGAAACGCTGTCGGCGACCGAACTGCGCCGTTACCTGTTCGAGGCCGGCAGCATCGATTTCCACGGCGCGCTGCTGATGCTGCGCGGCAATGTGCCGGCGCCGGTCTTCGACATGCTCGAGGCGTTCCGCAAGAACTCGCCGTCGTATGGGGAACTGCTGGCCGAATACCAGTTCATCGAGCAGTACCGCGCGGCCTGGAAGGAGGCGCCGTATCCGCCGACCTTCGTCACCGCCGACGCGGTGGTGGTGCACTCCGGGCACGTGCTGCTGGTGCGCCGCCGCGCGGCGCCGGGCAAGGGCCTGTGGGCGCTGCCGGGCGGCTTCGTCGGCCAGCACGAGAGCATCCTCGACGCCTGCCTGCGCGAACTGCGCGAGGAGACCCGGCTGAAGATCCCGGTGCCGGTGCTCAAGGGCTCGCTGAAGAACCGTCACGTGTTCGACCACCCCGAGCGCAGCCTGCGCGGGCGCACCATCACCCACGCCTTCCACTTCGAGTTCGTGTTCGGCGAACTGCCCGAGGTGCGCGGCGGCGACGACGCCGACAAGGCGCGCTGGGTGCCGGTCAGCGAGGTGCTGGGCATGGGCCCGAAACTGTTCGAAGACCACCTGCACCTGCTCGAATTCTTCCTGGGCCGCGGTTGA
- a CDS encoding arabinogalactan endo-1,4-beta-galactosidase, which translates to MNRSSKRVSAWLLVLLLACLCAPAMAQTFAKGADVSWIDQQESSGRVFRNASGATTDFFSLLKGTGVNAIRLRVWVNPQGGWNDGADTLNMAKRAKAQGMRIMIDFHYSDSWADPGKQTKPAAWSNHDFATLVKDVYSHTNGILSYLKSNGIDVSWVQVGNEINSGMLWPDGKTPNFGNLAQLINSGYNASKSVYPNAKVVVHLANGYDNATFRWFFDGLKSAGGKWDVVGMSHYPSPNAWQSANTQIASNMQDMVARYGSDVIVSEVGMDWQQAATTRAMLADLLTRTRALGSRGLGVFYWEPDAYPGWQGYTMGAVNNNGQLTQALSAFN; encoded by the coding sequence ATGAACCGATCGAGCAAGCGCGTGTCCGCCTGGCTGCTGGTGTTGTTGCTCGCCTGTCTGTGTGCGCCGGCCATGGCGCAGACCTTCGCCAAGGGCGCCGATGTCAGTTGGATCGACCAGCAGGAGAGCAGCGGGCGCGTGTTCCGCAACGCCTCCGGTGCCACCACCGATTTCTTCTCGCTGCTCAAGGGCACCGGGGTCAACGCGATCCGGTTGCGCGTGTGGGTCAATCCGCAGGGCGGCTGGAACGACGGCGCCGACACGCTGAACATGGCCAAGCGCGCCAAGGCGCAGGGCATGCGCATCATGATCGACTTCCACTACAGCGACAGTTGGGCCGACCCCGGCAAGCAGACCAAGCCGGCGGCCTGGAGCAACCACGACTTCGCCACCCTGGTGAAGGACGTGTATTCGCACACCAACGGCATCCTGTCCTACCTCAAGTCCAACGGCATCGACGTGAGCTGGGTGCAGGTGGGCAACGAGATCAACAGCGGCATGCTGTGGCCGGACGGCAAGACGCCCAACTTCGGCAACCTCGCGCAGCTCATCAACAGCGGCTACAACGCCAGCAAGTCGGTCTACCCCAACGCCAAGGTGGTGGTGCACCTGGCCAACGGCTACGACAACGCGACCTTCCGCTGGTTCTTCGATGGCCTCAAGTCGGCCGGCGGCAAGTGGGACGTGGTCGGCATGTCGCACTACCCGTCCCCCAATGCCTGGCAGAGCGCCAACACCCAGATCGCCAGCAACATGCAGGACATGGTGGCGCGTTACGGCTCGGACGTGATCGTCAGCGAGGTCGGCATGGACTGGCAGCAGGCCGCCACCACCCGCGCGATGCTGGCCGATCTGCTCACCAGGACGCGCGCGCTCGGCAGCCGCGGCCTGGGCGTGTTCTATTGGGAACCCGACGCCTACCCGGGCTGGCAGGGCTACACGATGGGTGCGGTCAACAACAACGGGCAGCTGACCCAGGCGCTGTCGGCGTTCAACTGA
- a CDS encoding endonuclease/exonuclease/phosphatase family protein: protein MSLSLSSARKLALPLLLVLGVCIAPAQAHKPAPPAAPAPLKVMSFNVRVPVDTDGDKRWDVRRSAMAALIRTQHPDVFGTQELVKRQADYLAAQLPEYRWFGPSRDGKDDGERMGVFYDSRTLKLVKSGHFWLSDTPEVMGSISWGHPLPRMVNWGLFERIGDGRRFYLFDTHLPYRDEDEAARAKGAALIVSRLKALPADVPVVLTGDFNTVPDSPTYRTLTASLADARTQVAQPQGPEATFHDFTGHPDRRIDWIFSRGLQATHYATLDARPQGHWPSDHFPVIATFAWPN, encoded by the coding sequence ATGTCGCTGTCGCTGTCGTCCGCGCGCAAGCTCGCGCTCCCTTTGCTGCTGGTGCTGGGCGTGTGCATTGCGCCGGCGCAGGCACATAAGCCGGCGCCGCCCGCCGCGCCGGCCCCGCTCAAGGTCATGAGCTTCAACGTGCGCGTGCCGGTCGACACCGACGGCGACAAGCGCTGGGACGTGCGCCGCAGTGCGATGGCCGCGCTGATCCGCACGCAGCATCCCGACGTGTTCGGCACCCAGGAACTGGTCAAGCGCCAGGCCGACTACCTGGCCGCGCAATTGCCCGAGTACCGCTGGTTCGGCCCCAGCCGCGACGGCAAGGACGACGGCGAACGCATGGGCGTGTTCTACGACAGCCGCACGCTGAAGCTGGTGAAGTCGGGACACTTCTGGCTGTCGGACACGCCGGAGGTGATGGGCAGCATCAGCTGGGGCCATCCGCTGCCGCGCATGGTCAACTGGGGGCTGTTCGAGCGCATCGGCGATGGCCGCCGCTTCTACCTGTTCGATACCCACCTGCCCTATCGCGACGAGGACGAAGCGGCGCGCGCCAAGGGCGCGGCGCTGATTGTGTCGCGCCTGAAGGCGCTGCCGGCGGACGTGCCGGTGGTGCTGACCGGCGACTTCAACACGGTGCCGGACTCGCCGACCTACCGCACCCTCACCGCCAGCCTGGCCGATGCGCGCACGCAGGTGGCGCAGCCGCAGGGTCCGGAAGCGACCTTCCACGATTTCACCGGCCACCCGGACCGGCGCATCGACTGGATCTTCTCGCGCGGCCTGCAGGCCACCCACTACGCCACGCTCGACGCGCGGCCGCAGGGTCACTGGCCGTCGGACCACTTCCCGGTGATCGCCACGTTCGCCTGGCCGAACTGA